One window of Medicago truncatula cultivar Jemalong A17 chromosome 2, MtrunA17r5.0-ANR, whole genome shotgun sequence genomic DNA carries:
- the LOC11416099 gene encoding LOW QUALITY PROTEIN: scarecrow-like protein 33 (The sequence of the model RefSeq protein was modified relative to this genomic sequence to represent the inferred CDS: inserted 1 base in 1 codon) gives MDKRIVDSHHEQSESEFSSPILGYVSKFLMEDDDIEEDYNMFQHNEHDGSSNALGYINRFLMEEDFEKEYTMFQDSFALQLTEKSFHDVIVHTPLPPPPPIAAAAAAAATTTTTTLPSSSSSIHHQKNYKFVHSPDISDYSFSSGSTSSFELEPIIETYNYNYNTFPLPNTLPIPPNFVSQFDSTVFPSHEVIKTENFEEEHFLNVSQNESEQVYVDDNSELPELFDKLLVLGTKVKKGPLQNTSFQQNYELSNRFYGYRRQRSYEEVVDLRTLLMLCAQSISCNDISNANQLLNQIKKHSSPTGDGTQRLAHFFGNALEARLAGTGSKIYRALSSKKKSAADMARAHQVYSSACPFEKLAIMFSNNAIFNVAKETESLHIIDFGVGYGFKWPGLMLRLSKRSGGPPKLKITGIDLPNLLERVNGTGLRLAAYCERFGVPFEFNGIAKNWESIKVEDFKIRKNEFVAVNCYFKFENLLDETVAPENPRGAVLDLIKKANPNIFVQSIVNGCYDAPFFVTRFKEAVFHYSSLFDMLDNNNVEREDPNRLMFEEEFWGRXIMNVIACEGCDRVERPETYRQWHFRHMGNGFKSLKLDKQIIDKLKCKLRDDAYNSDFLFEVNENWMLQGWKGRILFGSSCWIPA, from the exons ATGGACAAAAGAATTGTTGATTCACACCATGAACAAAGTGAGAGTGAATTCTCTTCCCCTATTCTTGGTTATGTAAGCAAATTTCTCATGGAAGATGATGACATAGAGGAAGACTACAATATGTTCCAACACAATGAACATGATGGGTCTTCCAATGCTCTTGGTTATATAAACCGATTTCTCATGGAAGAAGACTTTGAAAAAGAATACACTATGTTCCAAGATTCCTTTGCTCTTCAACTTACTGAGAAATCATTTCATGATGTTATTGTTCACActcctcttcctcctcctcctcctattgctgctgctgctgctgctgctgctactactactactactactctcccttcttcttcttcttccatccaCCATCAGAAAAACTACAAATTTGTGCATAGCCCTGACATCAGTGATTATAGTTTCAGCAGTGGTAGCACTAGCTCCTTTGAACTTGAACCAATTATAGAGACATACAACTACAATTACAACACCTTTCCACTCCCAAATACTCTTCCAATTCCTCCAAACTTTGTTTCTCAATTCGACTCAACCGTTTTCCCTTCTCATGAGGTGATTAAGACAGAAAACTTTGAAGAAGAGCATTTTCTCAATGTGTCACAAAATGAGTCAGAACAAGTATATGTAGATGATAACAGCGAGTTACCAGAATTATTTGATAAATTACTAGTCCTTGGTACTAAAGTAAAAAAAGGGCCACTTCAAAACACAAGCTTTCAGCAGAATTATGAATTATCAAACAGATTCTATGGTTATAGGAGACAGAGAAGTTATGAGGAAGTTGTGGATTTGAGGACACTATTGATGCTATGTGCACAATCCATTTCTTGTAATGATATTTCAAATGCTAACCAATTATTAAACCAGATTAAGAAACATTCTTCTCCAACAGGTGATGGTACTCAAAGATTGGCACATTTCTTTGGAAATGCACTTGAAGCACGTTTAGCAGGAACTGGTTCAAAAATCTATAGAGCTCTATCTTCCAAGAAAAAATCTGCTGCAGATATGGCAAGAGCTCACCAAGTTTATTCATCAGCATGCCCTTTTGAAAAGCTTGCAATTATGTTCTCAAACAATGCAATTTTTAATGTAGCAAAAGAAACAGAAAGTCTTCACATTATAGATTTTGGTGTTGGTTACGGTTTCAAGTGGCCTGGTTTAATGCTTCGTTTATCGAAAAGATCTGGTGGGCCACCCAAGTTGAAGATCACAGGGATAGATCTTCCAAATTTGTTGGAGAGAGTGAATGGAACAGGTCTTAGGCTTGCAGCTTATTGCGAACGTTTCGGTGTTCCTTTTGAGTTCAATGGTATTGCGAAAAATTGGGAAAGTATCAAAGTTGAGGATTTTAAGATAAGGAAAAATGAGTTTGTTGCTGTGaattgttattttaaatttgagaatCTACTTGATGAGACGGTTGCTCCGGAGAATCCAAGGGGTGCTGTTTTGGATTTGATTAAGAAGGCAAATCCGAATATATTTGTTCAAAGCATTGTTAATGGTTGTTATGATGCACCTTTTTTTGTGACAAGGTTTAAAGAAGCTGTTTTTCATTACTCATCATTGTTTGATATGCTTGATAACAACAATGTTGAACGTGAGGATCCTAATAGGTTGATGTTTGAGGAAGAGTTTTGGGGAA ATATAATGAATGTTATAGCTTGTGAAGGTTGTGATAGGGTTGAGAGGCCAGAGACATATAGGCAATGGCATTTTAGGCACATGGGAAATGGGTTTAAGTCTTTGAAATTGGATAAGCAGATTATAGATAAATTGAAGTGTAAGTTGAGAGATGATGCATATAATAGTGATTTTCTGTTTGAGGTGAATGAAAATTGGATGCTACAAGGTTGGAAGGGTAGAATTCTATTTGGTTCTTCTTGTTGGATTCCAGCATAG